In one window of Nakamurella alba DNA:
- a CDS encoding uroporphyrinogen-III synthase, whose translation MNRLAGWRVLLPRPSSRSSRLIGLLGAEGATAQAIPLLAFEPPADTGALDAAVVDLARGGVDWVAFTSVNAVDAVLDRASALALHPAVPADTRVAVVGPATARAVRAAGIAVDLMPESGGSAATLAAIWPAPGEHPRVLLPQSAIASDTLAVALRARGFQVQGVPAYRTVPLPPPSSIAEDLADGAFEAVLLTSPSTVAALAGLPVAAGTVIGAIGASTAAAVREAGLALTFTAADPTEQGLVDALAAVAAATPAATPAPEEGTS comes from the coding sequence GTGAACCGGCTCGCCGGCTGGCGGGTGCTGCTGCCCCGACCGTCCTCCCGCAGCTCCCGGCTGATCGGCCTGCTGGGAGCGGAAGGTGCGACGGCGCAGGCGATCCCGCTGCTGGCGTTCGAGCCACCGGCCGACACCGGCGCGCTTGACGCCGCCGTGGTCGACCTGGCCCGTGGCGGGGTGGACTGGGTGGCCTTCACCTCGGTGAACGCGGTCGATGCGGTACTGGACCGGGCATCCGCCCTGGCCCTGCACCCGGCGGTCCCGGCGGACACCCGGGTCGCCGTGGTCGGTCCGGCCACCGCCCGGGCCGTCCGGGCGGCGGGGATCGCCGTCGACCTGATGCCCGAGTCCGGTGGTTCGGCGGCCACCCTGGCGGCCATCTGGCCGGCGCCCGGCGAGCACCCGCGGGTGCTGCTGCCGCAGTCCGCGATCGCCTCCGACACCCTCGCGGTCGCGTTGCGCGCCAGAGGGTTCCAGGTACAGGGCGTGCCGGCCTACCGGACGGTCCCGCTGCCGCCGCCGTCGTCGATCGCCGAGGACCTGGCCGACGGCGCCTTCGAGGCGGTGCTGCTCACCTCGCCGAGTACCGTGGCCGCGCTGGCCGGCCTGCCGGTCGCCGCCGGCACGGTGATCGGTGCGATCGGGGCGAGCACGGCGGCCGCGGTCCGCGAGGCCGGCCTCGCGCTGACCTTCACCGCCGCCGATCCCACCGAACAGGGCCTGGTGGACGCGCTCGCCGCCGTCGCCGCCGCCACACCTGCTGCCACACCTGCCCCAGAGGAAGGGACGTCATGA
- the hemC gene encoding hydroxymethylbilane synthase → MTAARLPSALRIGTRGSALALAQSGMIGEQLSALIGVPAELVTIRTEGDVNMAPLTGIGGTGVFVSAVRDALLAGEVDLVVHSLKDLPTAPAAGIALGAVPPRESPADALVARDGLTFAGLPAGATVGTGSPRRAAQIRHARPDLDIRPLRGNIDTRVGRVHSGDLDAVVLAAAGLRRIGRVDEITDDLSEVMLPAPAQGALAVECRLEDRQSAWFASALAAVDDPASRAEVTAERNLLSHLEAGCSAPVGARAVVAGPSLTLHGVVMDTEARHRFHGTVSGDAGDAARIGRRLAEQLLADGAATALTAARER, encoded by the coding sequence ATGACGGCCGCCCGCCTGCCCTCCGCTTTGCGGATCGGGACCCGGGGCAGCGCCCTGGCGCTCGCGCAGTCCGGGATGATCGGCGAGCAGTTGTCCGCGCTCATCGGGGTGCCGGCGGAGCTGGTCACCATCCGCACCGAGGGCGACGTGAACATGGCGCCGCTGACCGGCATCGGCGGCACCGGGGTGTTCGTCTCCGCGGTCCGCGACGCGCTGCTGGCCGGCGAGGTGGACCTGGTCGTGCACTCGCTCAAGGACCTGCCGACCGCCCCGGCCGCCGGGATCGCCCTCGGTGCCGTGCCGCCGCGGGAGAGCCCGGCCGATGCACTGGTGGCCCGCGACGGACTGACCTTCGCCGGGCTGCCGGCCGGCGCCACCGTCGGCACCGGATCGCCGCGACGGGCGGCCCAGATCCGCCACGCCCGGCCGGATCTGGACATCAGGCCGCTGCGCGGCAACATCGACACCCGGGTGGGACGCGTGCACTCCGGCGACCTGGACGCGGTCGTGCTGGCCGCGGCCGGCCTGCGCCGGATCGGCCGGGTGGACGAGATCACCGACGACCTGTCCGAGGTGATGCTGCCCGCGCCGGCCCAGGGTGCGCTCGCCGTCGAGTGCCGGCTCGAGGACCGGCAGTCGGCCTGGTTCGCCTCCGCCCTCGCGGCCGTCGACGACCCGGCGAGCCGCGCCGAGGTCACGGCCGAGCGGAACCTGCTCTCCCACCTGGAGGCGGGCTGCAGCGCACCGGTCGGCGCCCGCGCGGTGGTGGCCGGCCCGTCGCTCACCCTGCACGGCGTCGTCATGGACACCGAGGCCCGACACCGCTTCCACGGCACCGTCTCCGGGGACGCCGGCGATGCCGCGCGGATCGGCCGGCGTCTTGCCGAGCAGTTGCTCGCCGACGGCGCGGCCACCGCCCTGACGGCGGCACGGGAACGGTGA
- a CDS encoding ferrochelatase, translated as MTAGGYDAVLLAGFGGPEGPDDVMPFLRNVTRGRGIPEERLVEVSHHYQALGGVSPINDQNRALRAALEKALRHRGLDLPVIWGNRNWEPYISDVVADAARDGRRRLLGVATSAYSSYSSCRQYREDFGGALLSTGLVGEVVIDKIRPYFDTAGFIDPFADGTAAAVQHALDDDFDISQIEILFTTHSIPDAMADSSGAACLGDHVPGGAYVTQHMAACAAVAAAVAGRCGATPAWQLVYQSRSGPPSMPWLEPDICDVIEGMGARGYSAAVVVPIGFVSDHVEVVWDLDHEARDAAEAAGVWFERVATPGTDRRFVAGLAALVAERLQGRRPDLTIGPVSLPQRPDFCATGCCVNLRGAKPTTAGQDSARDWEDTDVSAEQLIRSGIPGRLPV; from the coding sequence ATGACCGCCGGCGGCTACGACGCCGTGCTGCTGGCCGGGTTCGGCGGGCCCGAGGGGCCGGACGACGTGATGCCGTTCCTGCGCAACGTCACCCGCGGTCGTGGGATCCCGGAGGAACGGCTGGTGGAGGTCTCGCACCACTACCAGGCCCTGGGCGGCGTCTCCCCGATCAACGACCAGAACCGGGCGCTCCGGGCCGCGCTGGAGAAGGCTCTCCGGCACCGGGGTCTCGACCTCCCGGTGATCTGGGGCAACCGCAACTGGGAGCCCTACATCTCCGACGTGGTGGCCGACGCCGCCCGGGACGGCCGGCGCCGGCTGCTCGGGGTGGCGACGTCCGCGTACTCGTCGTACTCCTCGTGCCGGCAGTACCGGGAGGACTTCGGCGGCGCCCTGCTGAGCACCGGTCTGGTGGGCGAGGTGGTGATCGACAAGATCCGACCGTACTTCGACACCGCCGGCTTCATCGACCCGTTCGCCGACGGCACCGCCGCCGCCGTGCAGCATGCGCTCGACGACGACTTCGACATCTCCCAGATCGAGATCCTGTTCACCACACACTCGATCCCCGACGCGATGGCGGACAGCTCCGGTGCCGCCTGCCTCGGCGACCACGTTCCCGGCGGCGCCTACGTGACCCAGCACATGGCCGCCTGCGCCGCGGTGGCCGCCGCGGTCGCCGGCCGCTGCGGGGCGACCCCGGCCTGGCAGCTGGTCTACCAGTCCCGCTCCGGCCCGCCGTCGATGCCGTGGCTCGAGCCCGACATCTGCGACGTCATCGAAGGCATGGGTGCCCGCGGGTACAGCGCCGCCGTCGTGGTGCCGATCGGTTTCGTCTCCGACCACGTCGAGGTGGTGTGGGACCTGGACCACGAGGCCCGGGACGCCGCCGAGGCCGCCGGGGTGTGGTTCGAGCGGGTGGCGACCCCGGGCACGGACCGGCGGTTCGTCGCCGGCCTGGCCGCGCTCGTCGCCGAACGGCTGCAGGGCCGCCGCCCGGACCTGACCATCGGACCGGTGTCACTCCCCCAGCGTCCCGACTTCTGCGCCACCGGTTGCTGTGTCAACCTGCGCGGGGCGAAACCGACCACAGCGGGCCAGGACTCGGCCCGCGACTGGGAGGACACCGACGTGTCGGCGGAGCAACTGATCCGCTCCGGCATCCCCGGCAGGCTGCCGGTATGA